The Theropithecus gelada isolate Dixy chromosome 11, Tgel_1.0, whole genome shotgun sequence genome includes a region encoding these proteins:
- the RIMBP2 gene encoding RIMS-binding protein 2 isoform X6, with translation MREAAERRQQLELEHEQALAVLSAKQQEIDLLQKAQVEAKKEHEGAVRLLESKVRELEEKCRTQSEQFNLLSRDLEKFRQHAGKIDLLGGSTVAPLDVSTAPGKPFPQFVNGLATSLGKGQESAIGGGSAIGEYIRPLPQPGDSPEPLPAKPTFLSRSGSPRCRSESDMENERNSNTSKQRYSGKVHLCVARYSYNPFDGPNENPEAELPLTAGKYLYVYGDMDEDGFYEGELLDGQRGLVPSNFVDFVQDNESRLASTLGNEQDQNFINHSGIGLEGEHILDLHSPTHTDAGITDNSAGTLDVNIDDIGEDIVPYPRKITLIKQLAKSVIVGWEPPAVPPGWGTVSSYNVLVDKETRMNLSLGSRTKALIEKLNMAACTYRISVQCVTSRGSSDALQCTLLVGKDVVVAPSHLRVDNITQISAQLSWLPTNSNYSHVIFLNEEEFDIVKAARYKYQFFNLRPNMAYKVKVLAKPHQMPWQLPLEQREKKEAFVEFSTLPAGPPAPPQDVTVQAGATPATIRVSWRPPVLTPSGLSNGANVTGYGVYAKGQRVAEVIFPTADSTAVELVRLRSLEAKGVTVRTLSAQGESVDSAVAAVPLELLVPPTPHPRPAPQSKPLASSGVPDTKDERLGPHARMDEAWEQSRAPGPVHGHTLEPPAGPGRRSPSPSRILPQPQGTPVSTTVAKAMAREAAQRVAESSRLEKRSVFLERSSAGQYAASDEEDAYDSPDFKRRGASVDDFLKGSELGKQGN, from the exons GCTCAGGTTGAGGCTAAGAAGGAGCATGAAGGCGCAGTGCGGCTGCTAGAG TCCAAGGTTCGAGAGCTGGAGGAGAAATGCCGGACTCAAAGTGAGCAGTTCAACCTGCTGTCCCGGGACCTGGAGAAGTTCCGGCAGCACGCTGGGAAGATTGACCTGCTGGGTGGCAGCACGGTGGCCCCCCTGGATGTCTCCACGGCCCCCGGCAAGCCTTTCCCACAGTTTGTGAATGGCCTAGCCACCTCCCTCGGCAAAG GTCAGGAGAGCGCTATTGGAGGCGGCTCCGCGATCGGTGAATATATCCGGCCCCTTCCGCAGCCTGGTGACAGTCCGGAGCCTCTGCCCGCCAAGCCCACCTTTCTGTCGAGATCCGGTAGCCCAAGATGCAGATCTGAGTCAGAC ATGGAGAATGAACGGAATTCCAATACCTCAAAGCAGAGATACTCGGGGAAGGTCCACCTCTGTGTTGCCCGCTATAG CTACAACCCCTTCGATGGACCGAACGAGAACCCCGAAGCCGAGCTGCCCCTCACGGCGGGAAAATACCTCTACGTCTATGGAGACATGGATGAGGATGGGTTCTATGAAG GAGAGCTCCTCGATGGCCAGAGGGGTCTGGTGCCCTCCAACTTCGTGGACTTTGTGCAGGACAACGAGTCGCGGCTGGCAAGCACGCTGGGGAACGAGCAGGATCAGAACTTCATCAACCATTCCGGCATCGGCCTGGAGGGAGAGCACATCCTGGACCTCCACTCCCCAACCCATACGGATGCGGGCATCACCGACAACAGTGCCGGGACCCTGGACGTGAACATCGACGACATCGGAGAAGACATCGTGCCTTACCCTAGAAAAATCACCCTTATCAAACAACTCGCCAAAAGTGTTATTGTGGGCTGGGAGCCCCCGGCGGTGCCACCAGGATGGGGAACCGTGAGCAGCTACAACGTCCTGGTGGACAAGGAGACGCGCATGAACCTCTCCCTGGGGAGCAGAACTAAAGCCCTCATCGAGAAGCTCAACATGGCAGCCTGCACCTACCGCATCTCCGTGCAGTGTGTCACCAGCAGAGGCAGCTCGGACGCGCTGCAGTGCACGCTGCTGGTGGGCAAGGACGTGGTGGTGGCCCCCTCCCACCTGCGGGTGGACAACATCACGCAGATCTCCGCCCAGCTCTCCTGGCTGCCCACCAACAGCAACTACAGCCATGTCATCTTCCTCAACGAGGAGGAGTTCGACATCGTCAAGGCCGCCAGGTACAAGTACCAGTTCTTCAATCTCAGGCCCAACATGGCCTATAAGGTGAAGGTTCTGGCCAAACCCCACCAGATGCCGTGGCAGCTCCCGCTGGAgcaaagggagaagaaggaggccTTTGTGGAGTTCTCCACGTTGCCTGCAG GCCCCCCAGCACCCCCACAAGATGTCACTGTCCAGGCTGGGGCAACCCCCGCCACCATCCGGGTCTCCTGGAGACCACCCGTGCTGACGCCCTCCGGGCTGTCCAACGGCGCAAACGTTACCGGCTACGGCGTGTACGCCAAAGGGCAGAGG GTGGCTGAAGTCATCTTCCCCACGGCAGACAGCACGGCCGTGGAGCTCGTGCGGCTGCGGAGCCTGGAGGCCAAGGGCGTGACCGTGCGGACCCTCTCCGCCCAGGGCGAGTCCGTGGACTCTGCAGTTGCTGCCGTTCCCCTCGAGCTCCTGGTGCCTCCTACCCCCCACCCAAGACCTGCACCCCAATCAAAGCCATTAGCAAGTTCTGGAGTCCCCGATACCAAAGACGAGCGCCTGGGTCCCCACGCCAGGATGGATGAGGCCTGGGAGCAGAGCCGTGCACCTGGCCCTGTGCATGGGCACACACTGGAGCCGCCCGCAGGCCCCGGAAGGCGGTCGCCCTCACCCAGCCGCATCCTGCCGCAGCCGCAGGGCACCCCAGTGTCCACCACCGTCGCCAAGGCCATGGCCCGGGAGGCCGCACAGAGGGTGGCTGAGAGCAGCAGG TTAGAGAAAAGGAGCGTCTTCCTAGAGAGAAGCAGCGCAGGGCAGTATGCCGCCTCGGATGAGGAGGACGCCTACGACTCCCCAGAC